One window of the Triticum dicoccoides isolate Atlit2015 ecotype Zavitan chromosome 3B, WEW_v2.0, whole genome shotgun sequence genome contains the following:
- the LOC119278783 gene encoding DEAD-box ATP-dependent RNA helicase 50-like, with amino-acid sequence MDVAGAQARALPLLLGRPAASLRCSVSFSCGGARRSWAASAATADGEDASRDYERVAMDTPGAYRLVDRSTGKSVIVWGGVDDGGVPSPAVLSRVTADRCASKGAENGGSTAGVGSFGRLKAQKVQALARRSAAQLKREGTCGRTSIARPSESPYADSDEDGSKSGRRKSVSDRAKPNGDSRDERSRAVRSLNSVLRQYKGDDDSDFSDEEPASGPKVWGKVADATSYRREDRKQKVPLDSGFFSRRSFKEIGCGDEILGALTTFGFSQPSHIQAMAYGPVLEGRSCIIADQSGSGKTLAYLCPIVQNLRKEEAMGIHKPSPRNPRVIILTPTAELSSQVLQNCRSISKSGVPFRSMVATGGFRQKTQLESLDQELDVLIATPGRFLYLLQEGFVQLNNLRCAVFDEVDILFSEEGFEQVLHQLITVAPVTTQYLFVTATLPLDIYNKVVETFPDCEVIMGPSVHRTSARLEEILVDCSGNDNDEKNPETAFSNKRTALLKIIEESPVRKTIVFCNKIETCRKVENVLTRLDRKASQIKVLPFHAALDQAKRIANMKEFLKKQTTDSMFLVCTDRASRGIDFTNVNHVMLFDYPRDPSEYVRRVGRTARGASGDGKAFVFAVGKQVSLARRVMERNLKGHPLHDVPCF; translated from the exons ATGGACGTGGCGGGGGCGCAGGCGCGCGCGCTGCCGCTCCTCCTCGGCCGCCCGGCCGCCTCACTCCGGTGCTCCGTCTCGTTCTCctgcggcggcgcgcggcggagcTGGGCCGCGTCCGCCGCCACGGCGGATGGGGAGGACGCCAGCCGCGACTACGAGCGGGTGGCCATGGACACCCCCGGCGCGTACCGGCTCGTGGACCGGAGCACCGGGAAGAGCGTCATCGTGTGGGGCGGCGTCGACGACGGCGGCGTGCCGTCCCCGGCGGTCCTCTCCAGGGTCACCGCCGACCGCTGCGCCTCCAAAG GTGCAGAAAATGGGGGGAGTACTGCAGGTGTTGGGAGCTTTGGAAGACTCAAGGCGCAGAAAGTGCAGGCTTTAGCTAGGAGATCAGCAGCCCAGCTCAAGAGGGAGGGCACTTGTGGCCGCACAAGCATCGCACGGCCTAGTGAATCTCcttatgctgattctgatgaagatgGAAGCAAATCTGGAAGAAGGAAGTCTGTCTCAGACCGCGCAAAACCGAATGGTGACTCCAGGGATGAGAGGAGCAGGGCCGTGCGTTCTCTGAATTCTGTCCTGAGGCAATACAAAGGCGACGATGATTCAGATTTTTCTGATGAAGAGCCTGCTTCTGGCCCCAAAGTTTGGGGTAAAGTTGCCGATGCTACGTCTTATAGAAGAGAGGATCGGAAGCAGAAGGTCCCTTTGGACAGTGGGTTTTTCAGCCGCAGATCTTTTAAGGAGATTGGCTGTGGCGATGAGATTCTAGGTGCATTGACAACCTTTGGGTTTTCTCAACCATCACATATTCAG GCTATGGCATATGGTCCTGTCTTGGAGGGGAGGAGTTGCATTATTGCTGATCAGAGTGGGTCTGGCAAGACATTGGCATATCTCTGCCCTATAGTTCAAAATTTAAGGAAGGAAGAAGCTATGGGGATCCACAAACCATCGCCCAGGAACCCACGAGTCATAATATTGACACCTACTGCTGAACTTTCTTCTCAG GTCCTTCAGAATTGCCGTTCAATTTCAAAATCTGGGGTCCCCTTCAGGTCTATGGTTGCGACCGGTGGATTTCGACAGAAGACGCAGCTGGAAAGCCTTGATCAAGAGCTAGATGTACTTATAGCAACACCTGGTCGGTTCCTGTATCTGCTTCAGGAAGGCTTTGTGCAGCTAAATAACCTCAGATG TGCCGTGTTCGATGAAGTGGATATTTTATTTAGTGAAGAAGGCTTTGAACAAGTGCTTCATCAGTTGATTACTGTCGCACCAGTGACCACACAATATCTTTTTGTCACTGCAACTCTTCCTCTTGATATATATAACAAGGTTGTTGAAACCTTTCCCGACTGTGAGGTGATCATGGGACCTAGTGTCCACCGGACAAGCGCCCGTCTTGAAGAG ATTCTTGTGGACTGCAGTGGAAATGACAATGATGAAAAGAATCCGGAAACAGCCTTTTCAAACAAGAGAACAGCACTTCTAAAGATTATTGAGGAATCTCCAGTTCGTAAAACAATCGTTTTCTGCAATAAG ATTGAGACATGTAGAAAGGTTGAGAACGTGCTGACACGGCTGGACAGGAAGGCGTCACAGATCAAGGTTCTACCGTTCCATGCTGCACTGGACCAGGCGAAACGCATCGCAAACATGAAAGAGTTCCTGAAGAAACAGACTACCGACTCAATGTTCCTCGTGTGCACAGACAG AGCTTCGCGAGGGATCGACTTCACAAACGTGAACCACGTGATGCTCTTCGACTACCCCCGCGACCCGAGCGAGTACGTGCGCAGGGTCGGCAGGACGGCCCGTGGCGCGTCGGGCGACGGCAAGGCTTTCGTGTTCGCGGTGGGCAAGCAGGtgtccctggccaggagggtgatgGAGAGGAACCTCAAGGGGCACCCACTGCACGACGTCCCGTGCTTCTAG